In one window of Brassica rapa cultivar Chiifu-401-42 chromosome A07, CAAS_Brap_v3.01, whole genome shotgun sequence DNA:
- the LOC103830309 gene encoding delta(8)-fatty-acid desaturase 1, whose protein sequence is MAEETVKKYITNEDLKNHNKPGDLWIAIQGKAYNVSDWIKSHPGGDAVILNLIGQDVTDAFIAFHPGTAWHHLDNLFTGYHVSDFQVSEVSRDYRRMAAEFRKLGLFENKGHVTLYTLSFVAAMFAAVLYGVLACTSLLAHQIAAAILGLLWIQSAYIGHDSGHYVIMTNKSYNRFAQLLSGNCLTGISIAWWKWTHNAHHLACNSLDYDPDLQHIPVFAVSAKFFNSMTSRFYDRKLAFDPLARLLISYQHFTYYPVMCFGRINLFVQTLLLLFSKREVPDRALNFAGILVFWTWFPLLVSCLPTWPERFFFVFTSFSVTALQHIQFTLNHFAADVYVGPPTGGDWFEKQAAGTLDISCSSYMDWFFGGLQFQLEHHLFPRLPRCHLRKVAPVVQELCKKHNLPYRSLSWWEANVWTIRTLKKAAYQARDAANPVVKNLVWEALNTHG, encoded by the coding sequence ATGGCGGAAGAGACGGTTAAAAAGTACATTACCAACGAAGATCTCAAAAACCACAACAAACCGGGAGATCTATGGATCGCGATCCAAGGCAAAGCCTACAACGTCTCCGATTGGATCAAATCCCACCCCGGAGGCGACGCGGTGATCCTCAACCTCATCGGCCAAGACGTCACCGACGCGTTCATCGCTTTCCACCCCGGAACCGCGTGGCACCACCTCGACAACCTCTTCACCGGCTACCACGTCAGCGACTTCCAAGTCTCGGAGGTCTCCCGCGATTACCGCCGCATGGCCGCCGAGTTTCGCAAACTCGGCCTCTTCGAAAACAAAGGCCACGTCACTCTCTACACCTTATCCTTCGTCGCCGCCATGTTCGCCGCCGTTCTCTACGGCGTTCTCGCCTGTACTTCGCTCCTCGCTCACCAGATCGCGGCCGCGATACTCGGACTGTTATGGATCCAGAGCGCGTACATCGGCCACGACTCTGGCCATTACGTCATCATGACGAACAAATCTTATAACAGATTCGCTCAGCTTCTCTCCGGTAACTGCCTAACGGGAATCTCGATCGCGTGGTGGAAATGGACTCACAACGCGCATCACCTCGCGTGTAACAGCCTCGATTACGATCCCGATCTGCAGCACATCCCCGTGTTTGCAGTCTCCGCCAAGTTCTTCAACTCCATGACGTCGCGGTTCTACGATAGGAAACTCGCTTTCGATCCCTTGGCGAGGCTCTTGATCAGTTACCAGCACTTCACTTACTACCCGGTCATGTGCTTCGGGAGAATCAACCTGTTTGTACAAacgctcctcctcctcttctccaAGCGCGAGGTTCCGGATCGCGCGCTAAACTTCGCCGGAATCTTGGTGTTCTGGACTTGGTTCCCGCTCTTGGTTTCCTGCTTACCGACTTGGCCGGAGAgattcttcttcgtcttcactAGCTTCAGTGTTACGGCGCTTCAGCATATTCAATTCACGCTTAACCATTTCGCTGCTGATGTATACGTGGGCCCGCCCACGGGGGGAGACTGGTTCGAGAAGCAGGCGGCGGGGACGTTGGATATCTCGTGTAGTTCGTATATGGATTGGTTCTTCGGTGGGTTGCAGTTTCAGCTCGAGCACCATTTGTTTCCGAGGCTGCCGCGTTGCCATTTGCGGAAAGTGGCTCCGGTGGTTCAGGAGCTTTGCAAGAAGCATAACCTTCCGTATAGGAGTTTATCGTGGTGGGAGGCGAATGTGTGGACTATTAGGACTTTGAAGAAAGCTGCTTATCAGGCTAGAGACGCGGCTAATCCTGTGGTTAAGAACTTGGTTTGGGAAGCTTTGAATACTCATGGCTAA
- the LOC103830308 gene encoding golgin candidate 3 isoform X1 — MWSSIENLKENLNKIALDVHEDYYDEDEEALHSYGSANNVGGRRSSRSASRYQISDGIESPAHHEIERYKAEIKKLQGSESDIKALSVNYAALLRDKEDQISRLNQENGSLKHNLTSTSAALKEARTSISRNSNNNAIKGNNDQSPNRLQKSVSLSKGRGLMSNGKGKDTDSKLKEKDLADMLEDRTKSLAAVQAKELAKEREKFRELQLSLQEERKRSESFKEELESLRLDKNKSSLEISKVHSELDAKLLEIKHLQIKLNDQESHAVGTAMEHLKEVNKALEKENYELKLKRTELEAAWEESRRPNSSKVFPDTTEVLTRYPSSLNKKESETFTGKEEMEQSLQRLETDLQETKMERDKARQELKRLKQHLLEKEMEESEKMDEDSQLIEELRQTNEYQRYQMSQLEKTLKQAMASQEDNRLSNDNQIRKLKETIDDLNQKLTNCLRTIESKNVELLNLQTALGQYYAETEAKEHFERELAVAKDESMKLNARLKDADERLESSNKEKEDITYKLLQAEKVAVEWKNRVSKVEEDNAKVRRVLEQSMTRLNRMSMESDNLVDRRIVIKLLVTYFQKNHSKEVLDLMVRMLGFSEEDKERIGVAQQGGGKGVVRGVLGFPGRFVGGILSGKPAGSHANAASDNQSFADLWVDFLLKDAEERERREAEEAAAAATKAKQDSEKTRQDAGLSDSECSTVPLRSSDSNLRLSRVLP, encoded by the exons ATGTGGAGTTCGATTGAGAATTTGAAGGAAAACTTGAACAAGATCGCGCTCGATGTGCACGAAGACTACTACGACGAAGATGAAGAGGCTCTTCACAGTTACGGTTCAGCTAATAATGTCGGTGGTCGGAGGAGTTCCAGGTCAGCTTCGAGGTATCAGATCTCCGATGGAATCGAATCGCCTGCTCATCACGAG ATTGAGAGGTATAAGGCAGAGATTAAGAAGCTTCAGGGGTCTGAATCAGATATTAAAGCTTTATCAGTTAATTACGCAGCTCTTTTAAGAGATAAAGAG GATCAGATCTCCAGACTCAACCAGGAGAATGGCTCATTGAAACATAATCTGACCTCTACTAGTGCTGCCTTGAAAGAGGCTAGAACTAGTATTTCAAGGAATTCAAACAATAATGCTATCAAG GGAAACAACGATCAGTCACCCAACAGGCTTCAAAAATCTGTGTCACTTTCAAAAGGTCGAGGCCTTATGTCCAATGGAAAAGGGAAGGACACTGATTCAAAACTAAAGGAAAAG GACCTTGCTGATATGCTAGAAGATAGAACAAAATCACTGGCAGCTGTTCAAGCTAAAGAACTTGCAAAAGAGCGTGAAAAATTCAGAGAATTGCAGCTTTCTCTGCAGG AGGAGCGGAAACGGAGTGAATCGTTCAAGGAGGAACTCGAGTCTCTGAGGTTAGATAAGAACAAA AGCTCGTTGGAGATTAGCAAAGTGCATAGTGAACTGGATGCAAAATTACTTGAAATCAAACACTTGCAGATAAAGTTGAATGATCAGGAGAGCCACGCTGTTGGAACTGCCATGGAACATCTAAAAGAAGTTAACAAAGCACTAGAGAAGGAAAACTACGAGCTCAAG TTGAAACGAACAGAGCTAGAAGCTGCTTGGGAAGAAAGCAGGAGGCCCAACAGTAGCAAAGTCTTCCCAGACACTACAGAGGTTCTGACAAGATATCCTAGTAGTTTGAACAAG AAGGAATCTGAAACCTTTACTGGAAAAGAAGAAATGGAGCAGTCCCTGCAGAGACTGGAAACGGATTTGCAGGAAACAAAAATGGAAAGGGATAAAGCACGGCAAGAACTAAAACGACTCAAACAACACTTGCTCGAAAAG GAAATGGAAGAGTCTGAGAAAATGGATGAAGACAGCCAGTTGATTGAAGAACTCCGCCAGACTAATGAATATCAAAGGTATCAGATGTCACAGTTGGAGAAAACTCTCAAGCAGGCAATGGCTAGTCAGGAGGATAACAGGCTGAGCAATGACAATCAAATCCGGAAGTTGAAGGAAACAATTGATGACTTGAATCAAAAACTAACAAATTGTTTGAGAACAATCGAGTCCAAGAATGTTGAACTTCTAAATCTTCAAACAGCTCTTGGCCAGTACTATGCTGAAACCGAAGCTAAG GAACATTTTGAACGAGAGCTTGCGGTGGCTAAAGATGAGTCGATGAAGCTTAATGCTCGTTTGAAA GATGCAGATGAGCGATTGGAGTCATCTAATAAAGAAAAGGAAGACATCACATATAAGCTCTTGCAAGCCGAAAAGGTTGCGGTTGAATGGAAAAACAGAGTAAGCAAGGTTGAAGAAGACAATGCAAAAGTGCGCCGTGTTCTTGAGCAGAGCATGACGAGGCTAAATAGAATGTCAATGGAGTCGGATAATCTAGTTGATAG GCGTATCGTAATCAAGTTACTGGTTACGTACTTCCAGAAGAACCATAGCAAAGAG GTGTTGGACCTCATGGTTAGGATGCTGGGATTCTCAGAGGAAGATAAAGAGCGGATTGGAGTGGCACAACAAGGAGGCGGTAAAGGTGTTGTAAGAGGCGTTTTGGGCTTTCCTGGTCGCTTCGTTGGTGGAATCTTGAGTGGGAAACCCGCAGGTTCACATGCCAATGCGGCTTCTGATAACCAG TCTTTTGCGGATTTATGGGTGGATTTCTTACTGAAAGACGCAGAAGAGCGAGAAAGAAGAGAAGCAGAAgaggcagcagcagcagcaaccaaAGCTAAGCAAGATTCAGAGAAGACAAGACAAGACGCGGGTTTGTCTGATTCGGAGTGCTCCACGGTGCCTCTCAGATCATCGGACAGTAATTTACGTCTCTCGAGAGTACTTCCATAA
- the LOC103830310 gene encoding F-box/kelch-repeat protein At3g61590 gives MEAETSWTTYPYSYITTYVPEAESYSDHSDDDETKVQTFSMDSLLPNDLLERILTFLPIASIFRAGTVCKRWNEIVSSQRFLSNFSNNNSAPQSPWYFMFTSTDDPSGYAYDPVIKKWYGFDLPCIESSNWFVASSCGLVCFMDNDCRNKIYVSNPITKQWRRLTEPPGHRSTDYAALSASVNRAKQSYSVSVVKSKQVQGDFFQWELSVHLYSSETMTWTTRLTDVLAGWRGGDESVICGNVLYILIYSTGGSDHRHGLIALNLSTISSSNGVLMRSFIPMPCSLTCGRLMNLKEKLVVVGGIGKQDRPDIIKGIGVWCLNGGGREWQEVARMPQRFFQGFGELDDVFASSGSDDMVYVQSYGSPALLTFDMKLKCWKWSQKCPVSKKFPLQLFTGFCFEPRLEIAP, from the coding sequence ATGGAAGCAGAAACGTCTTGGACCACTTATCCGTACAGTTACATCACCACATATGTCCCTGAAGCTGAATCATACTCTGACCATAGCGACGATGACGAGACCAAAGTCCAAACCTTTTCGATGGATTCTCTTCTCCCCAACGATCTATTAGAGAGAATCCTCACCTTTCTCCCCATCGCAAGCATCTTCAGAGCAGGCACCGTCTGCAAAAGATGGAACGAGATTGTCTCTTCTCAAAGATTCTTATCGAACTTCTCCAACAATAACTCTGCTCCTCAGAGTCCCTGGTACTTCATGTTCACTAGCACAGACGACCCATCCGGTTATGCTTACGACCCGGTTATCAAGAAATGGTACGGTTTTGATCTCCCTTGCATCGAGAGTTCGAACTGGTTCGTTGCTTCCTCTTGTGGATTGGTTTGTTTCATGGATAACGACTGTAGAAACAAGATCTATGTCTCGAATCCGATAACCAAGCAGTGGAGGAGGCTTACCGAACCGCCAGGTCACAGATCAACAGACTACGCAGCGTTGTCTGCCTCTGTGAACAGAGCAAAACAGAGCTACTCTGTTTCTGTAGTGAAGTCGAAGCAAGTTCAGGGAGATTTCTTCCAGTGGGAGCTCTCTGTTCATCTCTACAGCTCTGAGACAATGACTTGGACAACACGTTTAACCGATGTCTTAGCCGGATGGAGAGGAGGAGACGAGAGTGTGATCTGCGGCAATGTTCTTTACATCTTGATTTACTCAACAGGAGGGTCTGATCATCGCCACGGCTTGATTGCTTTGAACCTATCGACCATATCATCCTCTAACGGAGTCTTGATGAGGAGCTTTATACCAATGCCGTGTTCTTTAACCTGTGGGAGGTTGATGAACCTCAAGGAGAAGCTTGTGGTCGTTGGAGGGATAGGGAAACAAGATAGACCAGATATTATCAAAGGGATTGGTGTTTGGTGTTTGAATGGAGGAGGGAGAGAGTGGCAAGAAGTGGCGAGGATGCCTCAGAGATTCTTCCAAGGCTTTGGTGAGTTGGACGATGTTTTTGCTAGTAGTGGCAGTGATGATATGGTTTACGTTCAGAGCTATGGATCTCCTGCGCTTTTGACGTTTGACATGAAGTTAAAGTGTTGGAAGTGGTCTCAGAAGTGTCCTGTTTCCAAGAAGTTCCCTCTTCAGCTCTTTACTGGGTTCTGCTTTGAACCAAGACTCGAGATCGCTCCGTAG
- the LOC103830308 gene encoding golgin candidate 3 isoform X2: MWSSIENLKENLNKIALDVHEDYYDEDEEALHSYGSANNVGGRRSSRSASRYQISDGIESPAHHEIERYKAEIKKLQGSESDIKALSVNYAALLRDKEDQISRLNQENGSLKHNLTSTSAALKEARTSISRNSNNNAIKGNNDQSPNRLQKSVSLSKGRGLMSNGKGKDTDSKLKEKDLADMLEDRTKSLAAVQAKELAKEREKFRELQLSLQEERKRSESFKEELESLRLDKNKSSLEISKVHSELDAKLLEIKHLQIKLNDQESHAVGTAMEHLKEVNKALEKENYELKLKRTELEAAWEESRRPNSSKVFPDTTEVLTRYPSSLNKESETFTGKEEMEQSLQRLETDLQETKMERDKARQELKRLKQHLLEKEMEESEKMDEDSQLIEELRQTNEYQRYQMSQLEKTLKQAMASQEDNRLSNDNQIRKLKETIDDLNQKLTNCLRTIESKNVELLNLQTALGQYYAETEAKEHFERELAVAKDESMKLNARLKDADERLESSNKEKEDITYKLLQAEKVAVEWKNRVSKVEEDNAKVRRVLEQSMTRLNRMSMESDNLVDRRIVIKLLVTYFQKNHSKEVLDLMVRMLGFSEEDKERIGVAQQGGGKGVVRGVLGFPGRFVGGILSGKPAGSHANAASDNQSFADLWVDFLLKDAEERERREAEEAAAAATKAKQDSEKTRQDAGLSDSECSTVPLRSSDSNLRLSRVLP; this comes from the exons ATGTGGAGTTCGATTGAGAATTTGAAGGAAAACTTGAACAAGATCGCGCTCGATGTGCACGAAGACTACTACGACGAAGATGAAGAGGCTCTTCACAGTTACGGTTCAGCTAATAATGTCGGTGGTCGGAGGAGTTCCAGGTCAGCTTCGAGGTATCAGATCTCCGATGGAATCGAATCGCCTGCTCATCACGAG ATTGAGAGGTATAAGGCAGAGATTAAGAAGCTTCAGGGGTCTGAATCAGATATTAAAGCTTTATCAGTTAATTACGCAGCTCTTTTAAGAGATAAAGAG GATCAGATCTCCAGACTCAACCAGGAGAATGGCTCATTGAAACATAATCTGACCTCTACTAGTGCTGCCTTGAAAGAGGCTAGAACTAGTATTTCAAGGAATTCAAACAATAATGCTATCAAG GGAAACAACGATCAGTCACCCAACAGGCTTCAAAAATCTGTGTCACTTTCAAAAGGTCGAGGCCTTATGTCCAATGGAAAAGGGAAGGACACTGATTCAAAACTAAAGGAAAAG GACCTTGCTGATATGCTAGAAGATAGAACAAAATCACTGGCAGCTGTTCAAGCTAAAGAACTTGCAAAAGAGCGTGAAAAATTCAGAGAATTGCAGCTTTCTCTGCAGG AGGAGCGGAAACGGAGTGAATCGTTCAAGGAGGAACTCGAGTCTCTGAGGTTAGATAAGAACAAA AGCTCGTTGGAGATTAGCAAAGTGCATAGTGAACTGGATGCAAAATTACTTGAAATCAAACACTTGCAGATAAAGTTGAATGATCAGGAGAGCCACGCTGTTGGAACTGCCATGGAACATCTAAAAGAAGTTAACAAAGCACTAGAGAAGGAAAACTACGAGCTCAAG TTGAAACGAACAGAGCTAGAAGCTGCTTGGGAAGAAAGCAGGAGGCCCAACAGTAGCAAAGTCTTCCCAGACACTACAGAGGTTCTGACAAGATATCCTAGTAGTTTGAACAAG GAATCTGAAACCTTTACTGGAAAAGAAGAAATGGAGCAGTCCCTGCAGAGACTGGAAACGGATTTGCAGGAAACAAAAATGGAAAGGGATAAAGCACGGCAAGAACTAAAACGACTCAAACAACACTTGCTCGAAAAG GAAATGGAAGAGTCTGAGAAAATGGATGAAGACAGCCAGTTGATTGAAGAACTCCGCCAGACTAATGAATATCAAAGGTATCAGATGTCACAGTTGGAGAAAACTCTCAAGCAGGCAATGGCTAGTCAGGAGGATAACAGGCTGAGCAATGACAATCAAATCCGGAAGTTGAAGGAAACAATTGATGACTTGAATCAAAAACTAACAAATTGTTTGAGAACAATCGAGTCCAAGAATGTTGAACTTCTAAATCTTCAAACAGCTCTTGGCCAGTACTATGCTGAAACCGAAGCTAAG GAACATTTTGAACGAGAGCTTGCGGTGGCTAAAGATGAGTCGATGAAGCTTAATGCTCGTTTGAAA GATGCAGATGAGCGATTGGAGTCATCTAATAAAGAAAAGGAAGACATCACATATAAGCTCTTGCAAGCCGAAAAGGTTGCGGTTGAATGGAAAAACAGAGTAAGCAAGGTTGAAGAAGACAATGCAAAAGTGCGCCGTGTTCTTGAGCAGAGCATGACGAGGCTAAATAGAATGTCAATGGAGTCGGATAATCTAGTTGATAG GCGTATCGTAATCAAGTTACTGGTTACGTACTTCCAGAAGAACCATAGCAAAGAG GTGTTGGACCTCATGGTTAGGATGCTGGGATTCTCAGAGGAAGATAAAGAGCGGATTGGAGTGGCACAACAAGGAGGCGGTAAAGGTGTTGTAAGAGGCGTTTTGGGCTTTCCTGGTCGCTTCGTTGGTGGAATCTTGAGTGGGAAACCCGCAGGTTCACATGCCAATGCGGCTTCTGATAACCAG TCTTTTGCGGATTTATGGGTGGATTTCTTACTGAAAGACGCAGAAGAGCGAGAAAGAAGAGAAGCAGAAgaggcagcagcagcagcaaccaaAGCTAAGCAAGATTCAGAGAAGACAAGACAAGACGCGGGTTTGTCTGATTCGGAGTGCTCCACGGTGCCTCTCAGATCATCGGACAGTAATTTACGTCTCTCGAGAGTACTTCCATAA